The DNA region TTTGATGTGAATTGCTGTTCGTATGCCAAAGAAGCATATGAAGCGAAAAAATGGGCATTTGTATCGGATATTGCACGCTTATATGCCCTTGTAAATTATGGTGGTATTTATATGGATACAGATGTTGAAGTATTAAAACCACTTGATGAATTATTACAGTATGAAGCTGTTTCCGGATTTGAAAGTGAAACAGATATACCAACTGGATTGATGGCTTCTGTTAAAGGACAGGGGCTTTTTAAGGAACTGCTAGATGAATATGACTCTATACATTTTAAAAGATCTGACGGTAGTTTAGATGTTACAACAAATGTTACACGTATAACTAATACTTGCTTAAAATATGGGTTTATTCCTAATAATAAAAAACAGACTGTTAATGGTTTTACACTTCTACCTAGAGATTATCTCTGTCCTAAAGATCATGAAACTAAAGAAATACATATTACTGATAATACGCTAACGATTCATCATTTTGATGGTTCATGGAGAACGGAGGATATGATATATCAGGCTGATCTAAAGAAGAAACTAAGTAAAATTATGCCTGAAAAAATAAGTGGTTATATTGCTAAATATGTTTCTGTTATAAAATACAACGGCTTTTCGCAGGCCAATCAGGAGTTGTTTGGGTGGCTAAAAAGGAAGTAACATATGAAAAAAATCGGTATAATGACTTGGTTCCAGTACCATAACTATGGTACTTCTTTGCAGCTCACAGCATTAAGTGAGACAATAAAAGACATAGGATACGAGCCAATTGTTATTAAATATCATGCTAAGAGTAAACCTGTTTCGATTTGTAACGAATCAATTCCGTTGAAGGTCGGAACAAAGGTTGTTTCAGTAATCAAAAATCATTCTTATAAGAACTATTCAAATAGTAATAGAGAAGAACTCTATAATGATTTTTATAGGAAGCATTTAAAATTCACCTCAAAGTGTGATTTGCTTTCAGAGTTACAGCTGCTAAATAACGAACTTGATGCATTTGTTTGTGGAAGTGATCAAATTTGGGCGCCAAGTTGTTTTGATTCGCATTATTTCCTTGATTTTGTTTCAGATGATAACAAGAAAATCGCTTATGCACCTAGCGTTGGTCTTCCATCTATAGAAGATGAATATATTAAAGAGCAAATTAAAGAATTAACAAGTAGAATCGGTTATCTATCTACTAGAGAGAAAAGTGGTTCAAAAATCATATCTGATCTTGTTGGACGAACTGTTACAACTGTACTAGATCCGACGTTGCTGTTAAGTTCTGATGAATGGAATAGCTTTTGTTCAGAAGTAAGCATTAACGAGAAATCTGAGTATATGCTTGTGTACATGCTTGGAAAAAACGAATGGCAGTGGAAAGAGGTATATCGCATTGCCAATGAGTTAAAACTTAATGTACGTGTCATACCTGTATTTCAGAAAGATAAGAATCGCCTTGGCTGTATTAGTGATCCTATTGGTCCAGCAGAGTTTTTATCATATATAAAAAATGCTTCATATGTTTGTACTGATTCTTTTCATGGCCTTGCATTTTCTGTGAATTATCATAAGAATTTTACGGTTTTTGAACGTTTTAAATTAAATGATAAGATCAATCAAAATTCAAGAATATACAATTTGCTAGATTTGTTTCATTTAAGGAACAGATTATACGTAGACAATTCAGCGATTAAAATGATATATGAGAAGATTGACTATGATAAAGTAGATGAATATCGTAATAATCTTAAAGAAGAATCGTTATTATTCTTGAAACAGGCTTTGTCTTCTGCAACTGAAAAAAAAGAAATGAAAGAAAAAATAAATATTCATTGCAATAACAAGTTATGTTGCGGATGCGGTGCTTGTCAGACAGTTTGTCCATTTAAGGCGATAAATATTAAGCTTAATGAGGATGGCTTTTACTCTGCTTTTATAGATGATTCAAAATGTGTTTCGTGTGGGAAATGTACGAAGGTTTGTCCTTATATGATAAAACGAAACGATAAACTAATTGCTGATTCAGAGTTATATTCGTTTAAAAGTAAATCAAATGATGTTCTTATGAAATCATCAAGTGGTGGTGCAGCACACCATATTGCTGAACTGCTTAACGGAAAAGGGTATACTGTTGCTGGATGTACATTCGATGTGAAATTGCAGAAAACCAAACACATACTCGTTGTTCCTGAAAAATCGGCAGAACTTGTATACTTACAAGGTAGTAAATATATGCAAAGTGATTTTTCTGTAATTACAGATCAATTATATCATACTGAAGATCCGACAGTAATCTTTGGTACGCCGTGTCAGATTGCTGGAATGCGCTCATTACTTCGTGACAAAGATAATTTTATGTATGTTGATTTGATATGTCATGGAGTTCCAAGCTATCATTTGTATAAAAAGTATCAGGAGTATTTAAAATCCAAAGGATTTGATGTTACAAATCTGTCAGTTGTTTTTAGAGATAAGGCTTATGGATGGAGTACGAGGTACATCACAATAGACGATACACAGAATAAGGTATCAAATCATCAGGATAAGGATCCGTATTTTTTATCTTTTGAGCACTGTTTCTGTTATGGACATAATTGTTATGAATGTCCTTGGCGAGATAAAAGTGCTGCTGATATTAGACTAGGTGATTATTGGGGAGATCGATTTAAAGATGATCAAACCGGAGTTAGTGAGATGGTTATTTTAACCGATAAAGGCGAAGCTGTATTGAATCGGTTGAAAGAATCCGAGATAGCAATAATAAAAAAACAAGATATTATTGATTATACTTCAGTTCAACAAATGAAAAATGGACGAGAGCCAGTATTTTGGAATGCATATTTAACTGATTTACGCGACACTGATAAAAAAAATGGAGGATATAATGAAATACTATATTCTTCCTTTTGAGAAAAGAAAAAAGCTTAGTTTAGCAGCCAGAAAAATATATCATAAGTTAAGGAAAGTCAAAAAATGAGCAAAGCAAATAAAGCTAAAGATCTTTCGATAAATACACTATTGTTTACTATTAGTAATTTTGGAACGAAGATTATTTCGTTTTTGCTTGTTCCTCTATACACATATGTTTTAAGTACTAAGGATTATGGAAAACTTGATTTGGTTACAACAACAGTTCAATTATTGGTTCCTATTCTTACTCTAAATATTCAAGATGCAGTTTTAAGATATTGTTTAGATAAAGAATACAATCCGTTACAAGTTGTAAAAACGGGATTGCGTGTAGCTGTTGTTTCATCAGTAATACTTGGTTTAGGATTATTACTTGTTTATAGTTTACCAGTTTTTAAACTGAGTATTATGTATAGTGTTTATTTGTATTTCTTGTTTATAGCAAATGTATTCAATAATACCTTATCGATGTACTTAAAAGCTGTTAATAAAGTGAAGTTGCTTGTTGTATGCGGATTA from Ruminococcus sp. HUN007 includes:
- a CDS encoding glycosyltransferase, producing the protein MANELNNKIPKVIHYIWFGGNPLPELAQKCIASWKKYCPDYEIIEWNESNFDVNCCSYAKEAYEAKKWAFVSDIARLYALVNYGGIYMDTDVEVLKPLDELLQYEAVSGFESETDIPTGLMASVKGQGLFKELLDEYDSIHFKRSDGSLDVTTNVTRITNTCLKYGFIPNNKKQTVNGFTLLPRDYLCPKDHETKEIHITDNTLTIHHFDGSWRTEDMIYQADLKKKLSKIMPEKISGYIAKYVSVIKYNGFSQANQELFGWLKRK
- a CDS encoding polysaccharide pyruvyl transferase family protein, whose translation is MKKIGIMTWFQYHNYGTSLQLTALSETIKDIGYEPIVIKYHAKSKPVSICNESIPLKVGTKVVSVIKNHSYKNYSNSNREELYNDFYRKHLKFTSKCDLLSELQLLNNELDAFVCGSDQIWAPSCFDSHYFLDFVSDDNKKIAYAPSVGLPSIEDEYIKEQIKELTSRIGYLSTREKSGSKIISDLVGRTVTTVLDPTLLLSSDEWNSFCSEVSINEKSEYMLVYMLGKNEWQWKEVYRIANELKLNVRVIPVFQKDKNRLGCISDPIGPAEFLSYIKNASYVCTDSFHGLAFSVNYHKNFTVFERFKLNDKINQNSRIYNLLDLFHLRNRLYVDNSAIKMIYEKIDYDKVDEYRNNLKEESLLFLKQALSSATEKKEMKEKINIHCNNKLCCGCGACQTVCPFKAINIKLNEDGFYSAFIDDSKCVSCGKCTKVCPYMIKRNDKLIADSELYSFKSKSNDVLMKSSSGGAAHHIAELLNGKGYTVAGCTFDVKLQKTKHILVVPEKSAELVYLQGSKYMQSDFSVITDQLYHTEDPTVIFGTPCQIAGMRSLLRDKDNFMYVDLICHGVPSYHLYKKYQEYLKSKGFDVTNLSVVFRDKAYGWSTRYITIDDTQNKVSNHQDKDPYFLSFEHCFCYGHNCYECPWRDKSAADIRLGDYWGDRFKDDQTGVSEMVILTDKGEAVLNRLKESEIAIIKKQDIIDYTSVQQMKNGREPVFWNAYLTDLRDTDKKNGGYNEILYSSF